A single genomic interval of Oryza sativa Japonica Group chromosome 7, ASM3414082v1 harbors:
- the LOC4342705 gene encoding uncharacterized protein gives MSSEIIMSSKRLCRESDDEDERHCSSSTNTKKRACRESEEEDERHCSSNSSTKKKSLKLGLVPFSSHNHNHKQRHLYLVLDDWEAGYSIHKVVDDDFGARPAAAAAKHNPLIRIQAQHAYSRFFAAHGTKIIAMHPASFSPGIPVFDTRTLEMAVYPPPKSRSIICPPVYASVGDRLVTFVHQYLEVLGPHPPRSAAVDDDDEPEPPPWSWTTVEPLPQFHSGLVTGYALHPDGRTIFISIEDCVTFGTRKSTFSFDAGRLEWTRVGDWMLPFEGQAHYDRELDAWVGICRYGEGTGHLCCCDVPPSPAADAACTTTLPAWKFCKEVMFKKGFTGYWGATLVYMGDSRFCLVDCRVPDDCDVRTTLRVLTITSFGLKYDKAGELVTTRYRAYASISYQIAGKFKRLEDPIAFWM, from the coding sequence ATGTCATCAGAAATAATAATGTCGTCCAAGAGGCTATGCAGAGAGTCAGATGACGAAGACGAACGccattgcagcagcagcacgaacACGAAGAAGAGGGCGTGCAGAGAGtcagaggaggaagacgaacgccattgcagcagcaacagcagtaCGAAGAAGAAGAGCCTGAAGCTGGGTTTGGTTCCCTTCAGCTCTCACAACCACAACCACAAGCAGCGGCACCTGTACCTGGTGCTGGACGACTGGGAGGCAGGATACAGCATCCACAAGGTTGTCGACGACGACTTCGGCGcccgccctgccgccgccgccgccaagcacAACCCGCTCATCCGCATCCAGGCGCAGCACGCCTACTCAAGGTTCTTCGCTGCCCACGGCACCAAGATCATTGCCATGCATCCCGCCAGCTTCAGCCCTGGCATCCCTGTGTTCGACACCCGGACCCTCGAGATGGCGGTGTACCCTCCCCCTAAGAGCAGATCCATCATCTGTCCACCCGTGTATGCCTCCGTCGGCGACAGGCTCGTCACATTCGTCCACCAATATCTCGAGGTGCTGGGGCCCCATCCACCacgctccgccgccgtcgacgacgacgatgagccAGAGCCGCCACCGTGGTCCTGGACCACCGTGGAGCCACTCCCGCAATTCCACTCCGGCCTCGTCACCGGCTACGCCTTGCACCCGGATGGGCGCACCATCTTCATTTCCATCGAGGATTGCGTTACGTTTGGCACGCGTAAATCCACCTTCAGCTTCGACGCGGGGCGCCTCGAGTGGACCCGCGTCGGCGACTGGATGCTGCCGTTCGAGGGCCAAGCTCACTACGACCGTGAGCTGGACGCCTGGGTCGGGATCTGCCGCTACGGTGAAGGAACCGGGCATCTCTGTTGCTGCGACGTCCCTCCTTCGCCCGCCGCCGATGCTGCTTGTACCACCACCTTGCCTGCCTGGAAGTTTTGCAAGGAGGTGATGTTCAAGAAGGGCTTCACCGGGTACTGGGGGGCTACGCTCGTGTACATGGGCGACAGCAGGTTCTGCCTGGTGGATTGCCGGGTGCCTGATGACTGTGACGTCCGCACCACCCTCCGTGTGCTCACCATCACCTCCTTTGGTCTCAAGTATGATAAGGCCGGTGAACTGGTCACCACTCGGTACCGTGCTTACGCATCGATCTCATACCAGATTGCTGGCAAATTTAAGAGACTCGAGGATCCTATAGCATTCTGGATGTAA